One segment of Triticum aestivum cultivar Chinese Spring chromosome 2A, IWGSC CS RefSeq v2.1, whole genome shotgun sequence DNA contains the following:
- the LOC123186548 gene encoding probable metal-nicotianamine transporter YSL10, translated as MARKVEEEEYEEDEGESIERVFEGQEVPDWKEQVTARALAVSALLGFMFSVIVMKLNLTTGIIPSLNVSAGLIGFFLLHSWTRLLDKAGIPGVKPFTRQENTVVQTCVVACSGIAFSGGFGSYMFGMSERISEQSGEVRDEDSIKNPSLGWMIGFLFIVSFLGLFSVVPLRKIMIIDYKLIYPSGTATAHLINSFHTPQGAKLAKLQVKTLGKFFAMSFSWGFFQWFYTGGKDCGFSSFPTLGLEARRQKFYFDFSATYLGVGMICPYLVNLSVLLGGIISWGIMWPIIEHKKGDWYPADLKPSSLRGIVGYRVFISISLILGDGLYNFLKVLTRTMTALVAQVRGMMSGPTLPISEAGGDLTPAETFDDQRRTELFMKDQIPNTLALSAYVITAVISVITVPRIFHQLRWYHVATSYVIAPVLAFCNAYGCGLTDWSLATTYGKLAIFLVGAWAGASNGGIIAGLAACGVMIGIVSTASDLTQDFKTGYMTLASPRSMFVSQVIGTAMGCVIAPSVFWLFYKAFGDIGTPGSEYPSPNALVYRNMAILGVQGLGSLPKHCLDLCIVFFVGAIVVNLARDLAGPNIAQFIPLPMAMAIPFYLGPYFGIDMCIGSLIRFVWDHVDGARAKAFAPPVASGLICGDGIWTLPQSVLALAGVRPPICMKFLPRATNIQVEAFIKSLPPPPG; from the exons ATGGCGAggaaggtggaggaggaggagtacgaggaggacgagggggagTCGATCGAGCGGGTGTTCGAGGGGCAGGAGGTGCCCGACTGGAAGGAGCAGGTGACGGCGCGGGCGCTGGCGGTGAGCGCGCTGCTGGGCTTCATGTTCAGCGTCATCGTGATGAAGCTCAACCTCACCACCGGCATCATCCCCTCCCTCAACGTCTCCGCGGGGCTCATCGGCTTCTTCCTCCTCCACTCGTGGACCAGGCTGCTCGACAAGGCCGGCATCCCCGGCGTCAAGCCCTTCACCCGCCAGGAGAACACCGTCGTCCAGACCTGCGTCGTCGCGTGCTCCGGCATCGCCTTCAGCG GGGGATTTGGGAGCTACATGTTCGGGATGAGCGAGAGGATCAGCGAGCAGTCAGGCGAGGTGAGGGACGAGGATAGCATCAAGAACCCCAGCCTGGGCTGGATGATCGGCTTCCTCTTCATCGTCAGCTTCCTGGGCCTCTTCTCTGTCGTGCCCCTCAGGAAG ATAATGATCATCGATTACAAGCTCATCTACCCGAGCGGCACGGCCACGGCGCACCTCATCAACAGCTTCCACACTCCCCAGGGCGCAAAGCTGGCCAA GCTACAGGTGAAGACGCTGGGCAAGTTTTTCGCGATGAGCTTCAGCTGGGGCTTCTTCCAGTGGTTCTACACCGGCGGCAAAGACTGCGGATTCAGCTCCTTCCCCACCTTGGGCCTCGAGGCACGCAGACAAAA GTTCTACTTCGACTTCTCGGCGACGTACCTAGGTGTCGGGATGATCTGCCCCTACCTCGTCAACCTCTCCGTCCTCCTCGGAGGCATCATATCATGGGGGATCATGTGGCCTATCATCGAGCACAAGAAGGGCGACTGGTACCCCGCCGACCTAAAGCCCAGCAGCCTCCGCGGCATCGTCGGCTACCGG GTGTTCATCTCCATCTCCCTCATCCTCGGCGACGGCCTCTACAACTTCCTCAAGGTGCTGACCCGGACCATGACGGCGCTGGTGGCGCAGGTGCGCGGGATGATGTCGGGCCCGACCCTGCCCATCAGCGAGGCCGGGGGCGACCTGACGCCGGCGGAGACGTTCGACGACCAGCGCCGCACGGAGCTCTTCATGAAGGACCAGATCCCCAACACGCTCGCGCTGAGCGCCTACGTGATCACCGCGGTGATCTCCGTCATCACGGTGCCGCGCATCTTCCACCAGCTCAGGTGGTACCACGTGGCCACCTCCTACGTGATCGCGCCGGTGCTGGCCTTCTGCAACGCCTACGGCTGCGGCCTCACGGACTGGTCCCTCGCCACCACCTACGGCAAGCTCGCCATCTTCCTGGTGGGCGCCTGGGCCGGCGCGTCCAACGGCGGCATCATCGCCGGCCTCGCCGCGTGCGGGGTCATGATCGGCATCGTGTCCACGGCGTCCGACCTGACGCAGGACTTCAAGACGGGGTACATGACGCTGGCGTCGCCGCGGTCCATGTTCGTGAGCCAGGTGATCGGCACGGCCATGGGGTGCGTGATCGCGCCGTCCGTGTTCTGGCTCTTCTACAAGGCGTTCGGCGACATCGGCACGCCGGGGTCCGAGTACCCGTCGCCCAACGCGCTGGTGTACCGCAACATGGCGATCCTGGGGGTGCAGGGGCTGGGGTCGCTGCCCAAGCACTGCCTGGACCTCTGCATCGTCTTCTTCGTGGGCGCCATCGTGGTGAACCTGGCTCGGGACCTCGCGGGGCCAAACATCGCGCAGTTCATCCCGCTGCCGATGGCCATGGCCATCCCCTTCTACCTGGGGCCCTACTTCGGGATCGACATGTGCATCGGGAGCCTGATCCGGTTCGTGTGGGACCACGTGGACGGCGCGAGGGCCAAGGCGTTCGCGCCGCCCGTGGCGTCGGGGCTCATCTGCGGCGACGGCATCTGGACGCTGCCGCAGTCGGTGCTGGCGCTGGCCGGCGTGAGGCCGCCCATCTGCATGAAGTTCCTGCCGCGCGCCACCAACATCCAGGTGGAGGCCTTCATCAAATCTCTACCGCCGCCGCCTGGCTAA